A region from the Arvicola amphibius chromosome 12, mArvAmp1.2, whole genome shotgun sequence genome encodes:
- the Mrps14 gene encoding 28S ribosomal protein S14, mitochondrial translates to MAASVLGSLLRTFRQVIPPSVSSQVRSYYVDWKMVRDVKRRKMAYEYADERLRINSLRKNTILPKDLQEIASEEIAALPRDSCPVRIRNRCVMTSRPRGVKRRWRLSRIVFRHLADHGLLSGIQRAIW, encoded by the exons ATGGCTGCGTCCGTGCTGGGCTCGCTGCTGCGCACTTTCCGGCAG GTGATTCCTCCATCAGTGTCAAGTCAAGTTCGAAGTTACTATGTAGATTGGAAAATGGTGCGTGATGTGAAGAGACGGAAAATGGCTTATGAATATGCAGATGAGAGGCTTCGGATCAATTCGCTCAGAAAGAACACCATTTTGCCTAAAGACCTTCAG GAAATAGCTAGTGAAGAGATTGCTGCCCTTCCACGGGATAGCTGTCCTGTGAGAATCAGAAATCGGTGTGTTATGACGTCTCGTCCACGTGGTGTAAAGCGTCGCTGGAGACTTAGTCGCATTGTCTTCCGCCACTTAGCTGACCATGGGCTACTTTCTGGAATTCAGCGAGCAATATGGTAA
- the LOC119828125 gene encoding calcyclin-binding protein, with amino-acid sequence MASVLEELQKDLEEVKVLLEKCTRKRVHDALTSEKSKIETEIKNKMQQKSQKKPELDSEKPAAVVAPLTTGYTVKISNYGWDQSDKFVKIYITLTGVHQVPTENVQVHFTERSFDLLVKNLNGKNYSMIVNNLLKPISVESSSKKVKTDTVIILCRKKAENTRWDYLTQVEKECKEKEKPSYDAETDPSEGLMNVLKKIYEDGDDDMKRTINKAWVESREKQAREDTEF; translated from the exons ATGGCTTCCGTTTTGGAGGAG TTGCAGAAGGACCTGGAAGAGGTCAAAGTGTTGCTGGAAAAGTGCACTAGGAAAAGAGTACATGACGCTCTTACAAGTGAAAAGTCCAAGAttgagacagaaataaagaacaagATGCAGCAGAAATCACAGAAGAAACCAGAACTTGACAGTGAAAAGCCAGCTGCTGTGGTTGCTCCACTTACAACAGGATACACTGTGAAAATCAGTAATTATG GATGGGATCAATCAGATAAGTTTGTGAAAATCTACATTACCTTAACTGGAGTTCATCAGGTTCCCACTGAGAATGTGCAGGTACACTTCACAGAAAG GTCATTTGATCTTTTGGTAAAAAATCTCAATGGCAAGAATTACTCTATGATTGTGAATAATCTTTTGAAACCCATCTCCGTGGAAAGCAGTTCCAAAAAA GTCAAGACTGATACAGTTATCATCTTAtgtagaaagaaagcagaaaacacacGATGGGACTACTTAACTCAGGTGgaaaaagaatgcaaagagaAAGA aaAGCCTTCCTACGATGCTGAAACAGATCCTAGTGAGGGATTAATGAACgttctaaagaaaatttatgaagATGGAGATGATGACATGAAGCGAACCATTAATAAAGCATGGGTGGAATCTAGAGAGAAGCAGGCCAGAGAAGACACAGAATTTTGA